A single genomic interval of Megalobrama amblycephala isolate DHTTF-2021 linkage group LG15, ASM1881202v1, whole genome shotgun sequence harbors:
- the lactb gene encoding serine beta-lactamase-like protein LACTB, mitochondrial isoform X1 encodes MSRLLCLSRALICPKCKYSVQKSEPFVSLLTSRVKFKDQLMKRLISTRRRPVIPSYSTRHTALWMFGVGTGFVLALGLKYRDSASEHCECSVQKTDGAQKYRAAVEASRDLLRRIKVQDEVGAPGMVIGVSVDGSHVWCEGIGYADLENRVPCGPDTVMRIASISKPLTAAAVARLWEEGKIDLDAPVQKYVPEFPQKQFEGENVTITPRMLLSHLSGIRHYEKDAKKVREDKEKAKRLLKPPEKKEEKGSAENKEKPKAEDNNAKSKKKKKEFEQEEYYLKDNFENVIQALDLFKDDPLIFKPGSTFLYSTHAFTLLSAVVERAANQRFLDHMMKMFRELGMLNTLPDENDPIIYNRSRFYHLNKKGRVVNCPYVDNSYKWAGGGFLSTVSDLLVFGNALLYSYQMAELKNTDGLLPGFLKPHTAKAIWAPVDKTEASWDKDGLYAQGWLVVEKQQKYGQCRNRRHYVSHTGGAVGASSVLLVLPRESEQPTNQKLLPPQGVVVTIITNMQSVGLNTTALKIAQTFDKARDEDIASA; translated from the exons ATGTCTCGGTTACTGTGTTTATCACGGGCTCTCATATGcccaaaatgtaaatatagtgTTCAGAAATCCGAGCCCTTTGTGTCATTGTTGACATCCAGAGTGAAGTTCAAAGATCAGCTGATGAAGAGATTGATTTCAACGCGCAGAAGACCTGTCATCCCGTCCTACAGCACCCGACACACGGCCTTATGGATGTTCGGCGTCGGGACGGGGTTTGTTCTGGCTCTGGGCTTGAAGTATCGAGATTCTGCCTCTGAACACTGTGAATGTAGCGTACAGAAGACAGACGGAGCTCAGAAGTACAGAGCTGCTGTTGAAGCCAGCAGAGACCTGCTGCGGCGGATAAAGGTACAG GATGAAGTTGGAGCTCCTGGGATGGTTATTGGAGTCTCAGTGGATGGCAGCCACGTTTGGTGTGAAG GCATTGGCTATGCAGATCTGGAGAACAGAGTGCCTTGTGGTCCCGACACTGTGATGAGAATCGCCAGCATCAGTAAACCTCTGACCGCAGCGGCCGTCGCCAGACTCTGGGAGGAGGGCAAGATTGATCTAGATGCCCCCGTCCAAAAATACGTCCCTGAGTTCCCACAGAAGCAATTCGAAGGAGAGAAT GTCACAATAACACCTCGGATGCTCCTGTCTCACTTGAGTGGCATCCGTCACTATGAAAAAGATGCCAAAAAAGTGAGAGAGGACAAGGAGAAAGCAAAGCGCCTTCTGAAGCCCCCGGAGAAGAAAGAAGAGAAGGGCTCAGCTGAAAACAAAGAGAAGCCGAAAGCGGAGGACAACAACGCTaaaagcaaaaagaaaaagaaagagtttGAGCAGGAGGAGTACTACCTCAAAGACAACTTTGAGAATGTCATCCAGGCTTTGGACTTGTTCAAAGACGATCCTCTGATATTTAAACCAG GTTCTACATTCCTGTATTCCACGCATGCTTTCACCCTGCTGAGTGCCGTGGTGGAGAGAGCAGCAAATCAGCGCTTCCTCGACCACATGATGAAGATGTTTCGTGAGCTGGGCATGCTTAACACCTTACCAGacgaaaacgacccaatcaTATACAACCGCTCGAG ATTCTACCACTTAAACAAAAAGGGCCGTGTTGTGAACTGCCCCTATGTGGACAATTCGTACAAATGGGCTGGAGGTGGATTTCTCTCCACTGTGAGTGACCTTCTGGTCTTCGGTAACGCTCTGCTTTACAGCTATCAGATGGCCGAACTGAAGAACACAGACGGGCTGCTTCCTGGCTTCCTCAAACCCCACACAGCCAAAGCCATATGGGCACCGGTGGACAAAACAGAGGCATCGTGGGACAAAGACGGACTGTACGCCCAGGGCTGGCTGGTCGTGGAGAAACAGCAGAAATACGGGCAGTGCCGCAACCGCAGACATTACGTCTCGCACACAGGGGGCGCTGTGGGGGCGAGTAGCGTCCTGCTGGTGTTGCCCAGAGAGAGCGAGCAGCCCACCAATCAGAAGCTGCTTCCTCCACAGGGGGTGGTGGTGACCATCATCACTAACATGCAGTCAGTGGGGCTCAATACCACCGCGCTCAAGATTGCACAAACATTTGACAAGGCCAGGGACGAAGATATCGCGTCTGCTTGA
- the lactb gene encoding serine beta-lactamase-like protein LACTB, mitochondrial isoform X2: MSRLLCLSRALICPKCKYSVQKSEPFVSLLTSRVKFKDQLMKRLISTRRRPVIPSYSTRHTALWMFGVGTGFVLALGLKYRDSASEHCECSVQKTDGAQKYRAAVEASRDLLRRIKDEVGAPGMVIGVSVDGSHVWCEGIGYADLENRVPCGPDTVMRIASISKPLTAAAVARLWEEGKIDLDAPVQKYVPEFPQKQFEGENVTITPRMLLSHLSGIRHYEKDAKKVREDKEKAKRLLKPPEKKEEKGSAENKEKPKAEDNNAKSKKKKKEFEQEEYYLKDNFENVIQALDLFKDDPLIFKPGSTFLYSTHAFTLLSAVVERAANQRFLDHMMKMFRELGMLNTLPDENDPIIYNRSRFYHLNKKGRVVNCPYVDNSYKWAGGGFLSTVSDLLVFGNALLYSYQMAELKNTDGLLPGFLKPHTAKAIWAPVDKTEASWDKDGLYAQGWLVVEKQQKYGQCRNRRHYVSHTGGAVGASSVLLVLPRESEQPTNQKLLPPQGVVVTIITNMQSVGLNTTALKIAQTFDKARDEDIASA, from the exons ATGTCTCGGTTACTGTGTTTATCACGGGCTCTCATATGcccaaaatgtaaatatagtgTTCAGAAATCCGAGCCCTTTGTGTCATTGTTGACATCCAGAGTGAAGTTCAAAGATCAGCTGATGAAGAGATTGATTTCAACGCGCAGAAGACCTGTCATCCCGTCCTACAGCACCCGACACACGGCCTTATGGATGTTCGGCGTCGGGACGGGGTTTGTTCTGGCTCTGGGCTTGAAGTATCGAGATTCTGCCTCTGAACACTGTGAATGTAGCGTACAGAAGACAGACGGAGCTCAGAAGTACAGAGCTGCTGTTGAAGCCAGCAGAGACCTGCTGCGGCGGATAAAG GATGAAGTTGGAGCTCCTGGGATGGTTATTGGAGTCTCAGTGGATGGCAGCCACGTTTGGTGTGAAG GCATTGGCTATGCAGATCTGGAGAACAGAGTGCCTTGTGGTCCCGACACTGTGATGAGAATCGCCAGCATCAGTAAACCTCTGACCGCAGCGGCCGTCGCCAGACTCTGGGAGGAGGGCAAGATTGATCTAGATGCCCCCGTCCAAAAATACGTCCCTGAGTTCCCACAGAAGCAATTCGAAGGAGAGAAT GTCACAATAACACCTCGGATGCTCCTGTCTCACTTGAGTGGCATCCGTCACTATGAAAAAGATGCCAAAAAAGTGAGAGAGGACAAGGAGAAAGCAAAGCGCCTTCTGAAGCCCCCGGAGAAGAAAGAAGAGAAGGGCTCAGCTGAAAACAAAGAGAAGCCGAAAGCGGAGGACAACAACGCTaaaagcaaaaagaaaaagaaagagtttGAGCAGGAGGAGTACTACCTCAAAGACAACTTTGAGAATGTCATCCAGGCTTTGGACTTGTTCAAAGACGATCCTCTGATATTTAAACCAG GTTCTACATTCCTGTATTCCACGCATGCTTTCACCCTGCTGAGTGCCGTGGTGGAGAGAGCAGCAAATCAGCGCTTCCTCGACCACATGATGAAGATGTTTCGTGAGCTGGGCATGCTTAACACCTTACCAGacgaaaacgacccaatcaTATACAACCGCTCGAG ATTCTACCACTTAAACAAAAAGGGCCGTGTTGTGAACTGCCCCTATGTGGACAATTCGTACAAATGGGCTGGAGGTGGATTTCTCTCCACTGTGAGTGACCTTCTGGTCTTCGGTAACGCTCTGCTTTACAGCTATCAGATGGCCGAACTGAAGAACACAGACGGGCTGCTTCCTGGCTTCCTCAAACCCCACACAGCCAAAGCCATATGGGCACCGGTGGACAAAACAGAGGCATCGTGGGACAAAGACGGACTGTACGCCCAGGGCTGGCTGGTCGTGGAGAAACAGCAGAAATACGGGCAGTGCCGCAACCGCAGACATTACGTCTCGCACACAGGGGGCGCTGTGGGGGCGAGTAGCGTCCTGCTGGTGTTGCCCAGAGAGAGCGAGCAGCCCACCAATCAGAAGCTGCTTCCTCCACAGGGGGTGGTGGTGACCATCATCACTAACATGCAGTCAGTGGGGCTCAATACCACCGCGCTCAAGATTGCACAAACATTTGACAAGGCCAGGGACGAAGATATCGCGTCTGCTTGA
- the LOC125246542 gene encoding pro-neuregulin-4, membrane-bound isoform-like, with product MMADHGMPCTGSEANFCMNGGTCFKIPSVSTPTCVCSANYEGSRCEQYQLFSFSHSSEEKGMMAAVVIMVLLILVVLGVVIYYICKIKKNTRSQPKPEEYYRVKSNMNSAQTV from the exons ATGATGGCAG ACCATGGTATGCCCTGCACTGGGTCAGAAGCCAACTTTTGCATGAATGGAGGAACATGCTTTAAAATACCTTCTGTGTCCACACCCACCTGTGT CTGCAGTGCGAACTATGAGGGCAGCAGATGTGAGCAGTACCagctgttcagtttctcacacagCAGTGAAGAGAAGGGCATGATGGCCGCTGTGGTCATCATGGTACTCCTCATTTTAGTGGTGCTTGGTGTGGTCATCTATTACATCTGCAA AATAAAGAAAAATACCCGGAGCCAACCAAAACCTGAGGAGTACTACAGAGTCAAATCAAACATGAATTCTGCTCAAACGGTGTGA